taggtgcctggtgcactggtttgtgtcaagaactgcaacgcccCTGGgcttttcactctcaacagtttcccttgtgtatcaataatggtccaccacccaaaggacatccagccagctTCACAAAGGTGGGAGGCATTGACGTCAACAAGGGCCAGAAATCCTGTGGACCGCTTTCAGCACCTTGTGGAGTCCAGGCCCCAACGAATTgtagctgttctgagggcaagagagggagtgcaactcaatattaggaaggtgttcctagtgTTTGGTATACTCTGTGTATAATTGTATTGACAATGAATTAGTTGTCAAAATGTCAACAGAGAAAGATACATTTAGAGTACATTTGCAGGGAAGAGCTATCCGTCTACCGAGGAGGAAGCCAAACGTAAGGAGATGTGGTTAGCGACGAGGAAGAGGGTGATGGAACACAATATGAGAGCAGGAAATGGATTAGAGAGCTTCACCATGGCGGTCAATCACTTTGCTGACCTGGTACGGTTCAATATTTACTGGTCAATTATTAACTTTCAATTGAGTTAGTTAGTTTAGAAATTCTATCTCAGCCACTGGCTTTACAATGACATTTCCAAATCCCTCTTAGGCCCATAGTTTTAGTTTAAATGATTGATTTATATTGTAGTCAGTCACTTCTGTGATATTTTCTTAGCAGCCCTGTTGAGTCTCTTTGTTGAGTCTCTGTGTCTTTGCTTCCTCTCACAGACTAATGAGGAGGTTCCTAGAGGACTTTTGCCCATGGTAAAGTGCCACCGTCATTACAACGCAATTCCCTATATTGTTAATCATAATAATAGTATGAGGAAGAACTCTGTCTTCTGTCTCAGCCTCGACCTGAGGAAGAAGAGGTGGACAGAGAGTTTGAGATGTGGAAGACTCACAACGGTACAACTGGTTTAATACTAACTGAATGCaaaggaggctggtggcaccttaattgggaggacgggcttgtggtaatgactggagcagaatgaatggaatggtatcaaatacaacaagcacatggtttccaggtgtttgatgccattccatttgcaccATTCCGGCCATTATTACTAGCCTCCTGTGACTGAATGAAGCTTCATTTTAAGTCAGCGGTCGTGTCAGAATACCCATAATAGCGTACTACATAATTAAACTGCATACTCATTTCGGCATATGATCTAGTAGAAATCACTTGTTTCTTCCGACTCACGTATTTGACAACAGCTGGTAATCAGATAAATTGTTGCGCTGTACCAAAATGAACGAATGGTGGGAATCAACGCAATTGCGCATTAGATTACATACTGagtactgttttttttttaaatgtcgcATTCTATTTAGTACGCTAGTATGGGTATTCGGAGACGGCTACTGTTTCCACTGGTAGTAGTACAATGGCCCCTAAATAATTAAAGGGAAATatgcttttaaaataaagtgTGGTGTTAGCCTAGCATTGGTGAATTGGTGAATGCAGATGCTAATATTTACTAAAGAGACATGTTTGTAGGGAAGACCTATAACTCCACCGAGGAGGAAGCCAAGCGTAAGGAGATCTGGTTAGCTACCAGGGCAAGAGTGATGGAACACAACAAGAGAGCAGAGAATGGCTCAGAGAGCTTCACCATGGGGATGAATTCCTTCTCTGACATGGTAAGGTGGTACCAGTTATTTATTGTCAAATAATTATCAAATTGATTCAAGTATTTTGAATATTCTGCTACAAACAGCTTGTCTAACATTTTATAGTCTTATTTTTGAGTCTCTGTATTTTTTACACCCCCAGACTTCTGAGGAGATTCCTAGAGGAGGACTTCTGGTTGTGTTTCCCACtcgagatggaggggaggaagcaGAGGTGGATAAAGAGTTTGAAACGTGGAAGGTTCAACACGGTAAAACGGGTTCAATACTCACTGAAAGAAACAAAACTAGACACCAGTGATGGTTGACTACAACAGTTTGAACAATACAGACGTTACGTCTCAATGTTATCTGACCATTTGCAGGGAAGAGCTATGGCTCCACCGAGGAGGAAGCCAAGCGTAAGGAGATCTGGTTAGCTACCAGGGCAAGAGTGATGGAACACAACAAGAGAGCAGAGAATGGCTCAGAGAGCTTCACCATGGGGATGAATCATCTTTCCGACCAGGTATGATCACTGTCAGGGAGAAGCCTACTATATAAAACAGTTCAACTTGGAGGCTGCTTCCTTGGTTACTGATGGTACTTTTCTTATAGGCTTTCTTGATACTATGCATGTTGCTTCCTTTCACAGACTACTGCGGAGGTTACAGGACGAAGGGTAGGGTCACGCACTTACTGCAATGTGCTGCACTTATAAGTTTGGTGAAAATATGAATCAATCATTTGTGGTGGTAATTGTATGATTGAGAACTCTCCTATTCCTTAGCTTCAAGATGGGGAGGAAACAGAGGTGCACAAGGAGTTTGAGACATGGAAAGTTAAATATGGTAAAACTGGTTCAACACTAACTGATATAGATATTTCCTGCATACTTAAAGTCAAACTCATTAAATAAGTTGACGTTTTTCATGCTTGCAGGAAAGACCTATCCGTCCACCGAGGAGGAAGCAAAGCGCAAGGAGATCTGGCTAGCTACTAGGAAGATGGTGACGGAACACAACAAGAGAGCAGAGAATGGACTGGAGAGCTACACCCTGGCAGTCAATCACTTTGCTGACTTGGTATGGTGTTATTATTAATAGTGAAATTAATTCAGATTAGTCTGAAAGAAATCCGGGTTGTTACTTGTagttatacattacattactatgtTGACATAAGTTATAAGTTGATATAAGATTTCTCAAACAAGTTGTTTGTCGCCTTTTTGCTTCCAGACTACTGAGGAGGTTCCTAGAGGGCTTTTACCCATGGTAAGGTATCAGCATTTCAAAATGTAATGTGTTTAATGCAACAATGTAATTTAACTGAACTTACAGTGATGTAAAGTTTGTGTTAACTCCCGTTTCTCTTTCCCGTTCCCCCTCCTGCCCCTGACCACTCATCTCATCACAGGGTATGCTTCCAGTCACATAAGTTACTAACATTGTACTCACTACAGTCCTATTCACAACccttaactacaatgaccatagtCTTTAAAACATATTAAAGAAACCTTCACATTTACTAATGTTACACTCCTAATTCACAAAAGAATCAGATATTGACAGACGGTCTGTTTCCTCCAACAGAATGAAGAAGCTTTGACCCTATGAGGAATGAACAATTTTGCAATTTACAATAAATATAAACACTACACTTTCAATTCTTGTGTCcatattttcctttattttatACCAGCCCATATGGCAGAGTTCCCCAACTGACAGTGGGCTGAATTTGGCCCgtgggtggttttatttggccccccaatgtcacgttctgaccttagttcttttattatgtctttgttttagtatggtcagggcgtgagttgggtgggttgtctatgtttgtttttctatgttgtgttttgcgtttggcctggtatggttctcaatcagaggcaggtgttgatagttgtctctaattgagaatcatacttaggtagccttttttcaGCTGTGTTTCgtggtgattattttctgttctgtgttttgtatttcaccgttcaggactgtttcgttttgttctcgttgtttttgttttgtgttcatataataataaatacaatatggacacttaccacgctgcgcattggtcctccgatccttgtTACTACTCCtcttcagaagaggaggacgagaatcGTTTCacccaagtaaaaaaaaaaaataatatatatatatatatatatatatatatatatatatatacatacatacatatatatagactacggttcaaacgtttggggtcacttagaaattttcTTGTTTtagaaagaaaagcacttttttgtccattaaaataacatcaaattgatcagaaatacagtgttaatgttgtaaatgactattgtagctggaaacggcagattttttatggaatatctacataggcgtacagaggcccattatcagcaagcatcactcctgtgttccaacggaacgttgtgttagctcctccaagtttatcatttcaaaagacgaatttatcattagaaaactcttttgcaattatgttagcacagcttaaagctgttgtcctgattaaagaaggaATAAACCtcgccttctttagactagttgagtatctggagcatcagcatttgtgggttcgattacaggaacAAAATGGTCAGAACAAAGACCtcctctgaaactcgtcagtctattcttgttctgagaaatgaaggctattccatgcgagaaattgtcaagaaactgaagatcttgtacaacgctatgtactactcctttcacagaacagcgcaaactgtccaGCACTTTAAAAATATCCAGCACAAATATCCTCTCATGTCGTcctccagtggtttgcagaagaggatgtcttccttaattgaccccccataaacgtaacggacatataccaggagctgtgccaggctcGCCACGtatgttgactcatccagctgtaacacataTAATTCCCTGGCTTgaatgcgaagcagtaattgtttcaaaacatctcctgccatgtcactggcgcgtcgtgaaacagtgttgtttgattaAGTCATTGTAGGTATATTTTTCGGGGCCTTTTCCCCCATCATTATCTTTTCTCCCAGCCATAtctgcggcagcaggaagaatgaagacctccacaatagtatggggcttgcctgtcctcgCCACACGGTAGCTCAACATATAAGacacttctagccccttcttattaatggtatctgtcttactactcgaaagtagTCTTTATTCTTGCTCAAAAAACtcccgtggcttatttttcaaattgtcatgttgCATTTCTACATTTTTgagcaagagtgaaggtttcccacgagagagtaacggttaatgtgattgaatgttaattatttgacgaggctacctgtatttgacattgtgttgttatttcgctgaacactagatggtttcatttaatttttggcagtgaaacaaggctaTTCAGGCAGGGAAGAAAAAACTCAGCCAAATGTATAgcccccgttggaaaatataaatgtactgtttgaaaatgtgaaggatTTTTATTTGCCATAAAAAAATTTCATACATTTCATAAAATTTGCCATACCCCCGATGGCATTGCTCATACCCCCGATGGCATTGCTCATACCCCCGATGGCATTGCTCATACCCCCGATGGCATTGCTCATACCCCCGATGGCATTGCTCATACCCCCGATGGCATTGCTCATACCCCCGATGGCATTTGCTCATACCCCCGATGGCATTGCTCATACCCCCGATGGCATTGCTCATACCCCCGATGGCATTGCTCATACCCCTGATGGCATTGCTCATACCCCTGGGTATTCCAGTTTAGGAAAACCTGGCCAAGAGAAAGTTATTAACAAGCTCTTACATCCTGACCAAACAGGGTTTCTTAAGGGTCGTCAGGCAGCCAGTAACATGCCTGTTTCATGTGGTTGCTGAGGCTTCCATTCTGGATACCCCATGTGCTGTGTTATCATTAGATGCAGAGAAAGCCTTTGAGTGGGAATATTTATGGCATGTTCTTGAACATTTTGGTTTTGGGGCTAGATTCATACCTAGGATTCGCACCATGTATGTGAATCTTTCTTCTATTATACCTACAAGcactacccattctaatccatttaccatacaaccaggatgtaaaCAAGGCTGTCCCGCCTCCCCTATGctatttgctctctctctctctcttgaaccGCTGGCACAAAGCATATGTCAAAATTCTGCTTCCTCACATATCAAAATCAAACCGAACAAGCAATTTCTCCGTATGCAGATGACATACACGTCAGAAAATGTTCAGAAAATATTTTCACAGCATTCAGCTCATGGTCTGGTTACAAGATCAACTGGTCTAAAACAGCTCTACTACCTCTTAACTCAGCTAAGGGAAGCGTTCAACTACCACCCTTTATCCCAGTGATGAAGCAAACCACCAACTTAGACATTACATAACCCCCTCTATTCACAATATTTTCAGGAAGAACTACTTAGAAACCTTTCAGAATATCCAGAAATACATAAAAAAGACGGTCTGCTATGGTCACGTCTTTACATGCTAGAATCTCAATGACTAAAATGAATGTCCTCCTTCGTATCAATTTTATGAGTTCCATGTTCCCACTGCCGCATCCTATCAACTATTGGTCTAAACTTGACTCTGTCATAAAGAAGTTCATTTGGGGGAGGAAAGAGACCACAGATTGAATATGCAACGCGACAGAGAATGGAAGCATCACGTTGATTTGCAGTTCCAAATCCACATTTTTATCGCCTAACTTTCCAAATTAATTTCCTGAAGACCTGGTTAAACCCAAAGACTTCTGTTCCTTGGCTATTGAAGATTCAATAGTTTCACCATTTGGATCACAAGATCGATTATTTTCTGGATTGACTCCTAAAAATGTGCATTATTGTTTGGACCCATTATAGCATGCTCAGTAAATGTGTGCAAAGCTACAGAGAAGCATATGAGATCTAATCTTAAATGGCTTTCATAATCTCCAATATGACGTAATAAACAATTCTTAGCATGTAAGAAACCATTTATATCAGAGTCTTGGTCTAAGAAGGGTATTTATACTTTCAAAGACATATTCAATGTGAATGGACTCCTCGGTATCCATGAAATCCGCCAGTGTTTTAATGTCCAGGCTCATCATTTTGTCTTTACCTTCAACGCCTATCCACACGAGCCTATGGGGTCCCCTGGGGAGCAGAACTAGCAGTACACCCATTAGTTAAACTTCTAACGGACAGACGCCCCTCAAAAGGAGTGTCTAATATCTATAGTCAATTAACTCTAGCAGCACAAAAACCATTAACTCTATCCACTGTATGGGAAAACGATTTTACTCTTGCTGACAGACAAATAAATTGGGAGAcagtatggaaaatatatttGGGTCATCTAGAAACCCCAATCACCAATGAATAAAAACATTTTGCCATATAACCTATCTAACACCTCAAAAAAGACATCACATGGTATTAGTCCATCAGCATTATGTGAGTTTTGCACCACAGGGGACCTTGGATCTTGTCAGCATGTGCGTGCTGTGGAAATGACTGGGTGTGGTTGAATTCTGGGGGAAAGTCAACCATGTCGTCTCTGTACTTAGATTAAATACTGCCATGAGATCCAATAGGGATGTTGCTTTGTGATGTCTCTGATTTGCACTTGTCAGAAAGGCAACAGAGTATGGTTTGTAGGAACCACAGCTGCTAAGAAAAAGATTGTACAAAGGTGGGTTCCACCTCATCACTCATCACATTTAACCATCAGGTTGTCCTCATATTCTGTATACAACCCTCAGGTTGTCCTCATATTCTGTATACAACCCTCAGGTTGTCCTCATATTCTGTATACAACCCTCAGGTTGTCCTCATATTCTGTATACACCCCTTGTCCTCCGGGTCAAACTGTATCGCCTTCATTAAACCCCCAATGAGCACATTTgggacagtatgtgtgtgcacAGCCTTTGTAGATATATTTATTATACCTGCAGCACACAGTATgtgttttacagtccttctttggtGGGCAGATCTGACACCTCTTCCTCTTACTTGCCCCAGTAGGAGCAGTGGCTGGGGCAGCTGGCTCCTCAGGTTGATCACGAGATCTAGCCCTGTGAACAGCTTTCACAACTACTGCCGATGCACCTGTGTGGGGGAGACGCTCCCTTCTTTCGATGAATGGagttacaagtgcctttcccagctgctccaggaacaccctcctcttgttgCGCTTACGAGCCATCCAGCTAGTGTTGATCTCTCTCCATATGACAAAGGCATTGTAGGAGGAAACATCAATGATGTTGTGGAAGATGACCAGGGACCAGCAGGCAGTCATCCTTCTGCAGCTGTATGTTCCAATCACCTTATCTAGGTTGTCCAGTTGTAGTTtaggatgatggctggcttcctgtcccGGCGATCTTCATTTTCAG
This genomic interval from Oncorhynchus masou masou isolate Uvic2021 unplaced genomic scaffold, UVic_Omas_1.1 unplaced_scaffold_19___fragment_2___debris, whole genome shotgun sequence contains the following:
- the LOC135538926 gene encoding cystein proteinase inhibitor protein salarin isoform X2, with amino-acid sequence MKSLVLLLLVAVTVSSVLSKPLPEDSEAEVHKEFETWKVKYGKSYPSTEEEAKRKEMWLATRKRVMEHNMRAGNGLESFTMAVNHFADLTNEEVPRGLLPMPRPEEEEVDREFEMWKTHNGKTYNSTEEEAKRKEIWLATRARVMEHNKRAENGSESFTMGMNSFSDMTSEEIPRGGLLVVFPTRDGGEEAEVDKEFETWKVQHGKSYGSTEEEAKRKEIWLATRARVMEHNKRAENGSESFTMGMNHLSDQTTAEVTGRRLQDGEETEVHKEFETWKVKYGKTYPSTEEEAKRKEIWLATRKMVTEHNKRAENGLESYTLAVNHFADLTTEEVPRGLLPME
- the LOC135538926 gene encoding cystein proteinase inhibitor protein salarin isoform X1 → MKSLVLLLLVAVTVSSVLSKPLPEDSEAEVHKEFETWKVKYGKSYPSTEEEAKRKEMWLATRKRVMEHNMRAGNGLESFTMAVNHFADLTNEEVPRGLLPMPRPEEEEVDREFEMWKTHNGKTYNSTEEEAKRKEIWLATRARVMEHNKRAENGSESFTMGMNSFSDMTSEEIPRGGLLVVFPTRDGGEEAEVDKEFETWKVQHGKSYGSTEEEAKRKEIWLATRARVMEHNKRAENGSESFTMGMNHLSDQTTAEVTGRRLQDGEETEVHKEFETWKVKYGKTYPSTEEEAKRKEIWLATRKMVTEHNKRAENGLESYTLAVNHFADLTTEEVPRGLLPMGMLPVT